From Amaranthus tricolor cultivar Red isolate AtriRed21 chromosome 4, ASM2621246v1, whole genome shotgun sequence:
TAGTTTTGAATACCCACTGTTAATTTGTTGTTTGGTATTTATATAAGAGCATCTAGTATTTATGGTTACTAAAATGTGAATCTCAAATTTCTCTTAAATATACTCTAATGTAATTGGTGGCATAGCAGCTTTAATTACTGATTATAGCGGTTGATGTGAGTCATGTGATAAGTCAtggtttattaaaattgtttCTTTGTAAATATTAGAATTCTTGTGACATCTGTTTTTTGATTGCGAAGCAGAAAATCTGTATAGAATGGTGTTgggttatttattttaatatgaggACATTGATTTGACGTTTGACTAAACTTTTATGTTCTGAGTTGTACTTAACTCTCAGTTACAGCTTTTCTCTCACCTTACAAACTGGTTTGTGTTTTTCTGTTGTACAAGAACTTTATCAAACAGCCTAGAGACTGCTCTCACTGTAGTCAGTTTGTATTATTGGCCATGCATCAGAGGTAGCTGTGGTAAATTTCCTTCAAATTCAAGAAGGTGGGCGTTGGCTATTGCTGCCTTCGCGTGTGCTGTTCGTCCAACAAGTGCCATAATATGGCTGTATGTCGGTCTAATTGAGTTGCTCACGTCTTCTGATAGATTGAAATTTGTATTTCTTGAGGCTGCTCCTATTGGGTTGGTACTACTGCTAATGTTCTTTTACACCTCATCTCATTATCTGGGTATCAGTAAAGACTTTGTGAAGGATGGAGTAAGGGTATCTTTAGTATGAAGGTCATGGTGCACGTGTCATACAAATATTTATTCTTGTTGCCCATCTGAGTTTTGTTAAATCAACTCCTATATGTCGAAATGATAATTGGCTTTGATTGGCGTGTTTGCAACCACCTGAAACACTGCCTTTTTCGAACAAGGTGATTTAATTTGAAAAGCTCGATATACTGCTTTTTTCAAATACGGTGAATTAAAACTTTTACTTAAAACCTTTTCTTGAATTTTAGCTACCTTAATTTGATCTGTTGCACCACATAGCTTCATTATTAGTTTCATCAACACTAATCTGGTCTTGCAGATTATGGTCAACTTTGTATGAGGTTGTCatgttttgaatttttgaatagCTTAACTTGTGTTCTTTCTAATTTTGAGTGATAACGTTCATGTGAGTTACTCGCGAAGTTTTTAATCGTGTATCTTTTCATGTGTAACTTTAGTCTTGAGAACTTCGTATTTTGTGAGAATCAAGGGTAAGCGTAGTGGTTGTGGTCTTTCCCTTTCACCTTTGTTACTGAGGTATAATTCTCACCACCTACAAGAAGGATTAATTCCCTCTCCCCCTTTTCTGTAGGATTTTCTCTAgcctatttctggaaaaaagAAATTTGTATTTTGTGTTCTTAGTTATTTTCACTTGTCTTTCAGGGCAGTGGTGCTTGCAATCACTTCTTTGTTGGATCGTATCATATATGGTTCCTGGATCATTGTGCCTTTTAATTTTCTGAAATTCAACTTTCTTTCCTCTGGCGGAGACTATTATGGAACTCATCCGTGGCACTGGTACTTGATTCAAGGTTTTCCTGTGATGCTGTTCACTTTCTTGCCATTTTCTATAGCAGGCATCATTTACTCTAAGCAATGGAAGCTTTCTGGCTTGATTGGTTGGGTTATAGGCATTTACAGTGTGCTGGGTCATAAAGAATTCAGGTGCTTACTAATTTCATGTTTGCCTAATTATTCTCATCCAACTATGCTTTTGGTACTTATTTCTTACAGGCTTATGCTTATGTGAACAGATTTGTCTTGCCTGTCCTTCCAATAGCATTGATGTTTTCAGGGTACTCATTAACAGTTCTTGAAATGCCTGACTTATCAATGGGTGTAAAAAACAGGGCTTCTTCCTCTCATACTAAATGGCCTTCAAAATTGCGATTAGCTGTTGTCTTTTTGGTTGCTACCAACATTCCAATGGCCCTTTACATGAGTTTGGTTCACCAGGTATGGTATTCTGCACCGTCAACACTATGGATTTTCATGGGTTTAAGTTTGTCAATGGATTTTTTATGGAATAAATTGAACGCATGTGTTTTATAGATACcatctaataatttttttggagTAAAACTGGTATCTTGCCCACATATTGCAAAAATGCGGTAAATGGACACGGTGAAGTGGTTGTCGTACCGCCAAATATTGGCCTTAACCATGAAATGTCATTTGGAACGACCTAAAACGTGGGTTTTTTGCCCCTTTATGATGCGGATAATACCAGTTTGGTAAATTTAAGAACCTTTACGATACGGCGATACGATATGATGCggccttatttttgcactatggttacCCATGCTTATTctgggatttttttttttactttttatgaaTTATTAGGCTAGTTCATCCTTTTTATCTTGACCTGATTTAGAAGTGTAGGAAGCCAAGTTTTAAGTTTCTTTTAGTTTTTGGCCTCGTTTTCACTTgcattgacctactttatggaTACTCTTTTCTTTCGTATGCAAAAGAAACAATTTCTTTTAGGTTCTTTTTTTACTTCTTCCGACGTAGCCACTCCTATGCTATCCTTTATGCAACCATATTTTGTTGGAGAATTTTATTTGATCTTCTTGTTAGAATTTTCTATTATAGTTATTTTGGACTTTGGTAGAACTCACCTTAATCCTATCCATTCCAATGCTAGGGAGTTTAGATAGAATTTTTTCTGCCAAAGTCAAGCTCATCTTTGATGCGTAAGTTTGATGCTCAAGTGAGTATCGTATTTTTCCACCATTTGAtgtcaaataaaaaaaggaaaatcttGGAACTAATTTGGGATCGAACGAGTAAATGAAATAAACGAGTCttgttggtatatattgttaaCTTTGATGATGcaaaaattgaattataatttatattgaaTTCATATTGCAGAAGTGACAAGTAGTTTTAAATGTGGTAAACATTACTATTGCTCTTTTTGTTTGGTCCAAACTTCAACAATAAAATCCAACTTAGCTGATACCAGCGTGATGTCACACTAATGCGGGAAGGGTATTaatggggtgtttggtatgaactttttaatatcaagtaagggattcaattaccattgatccatattttttgtttgatacaATATTAGGTTAACCCAATCCCTACCCTTATTTTGTTACCACTCATTTTTATCAAGTAACAAATTCCCTTTCTTTAGCTAGTTGTTGTCTTTAGTGTTTCTCTTATATTgttataccaaacaacatataactatAACCCTTATCTTTACATCTACTCTTCTTTATCATTtccctttccattacattttatgttCACATACCAAACAACCTCTAAGAGGAGAGAAAATATTTGGTTCACAATGCAATAAAGGTAGGGTAGCTAGAGACGAGTGAGACCAGAAAGTGAAAAAGTGAAAGGTAGTATAGGAAACTTCATggacaaaaaaatatttcaaattggacaatcaaaAAAATATGGACGAAAATGGAAAACTCAACAAACACGAAAAGAATGGAGGTGCTTGTGGTTTATTATCCTTCAATTATGGTTTCAGTTGAAAACTAAACACTCTTGGAAAAGGATTTGTGAGCTCTAAGCATGTAGATATGTTGATATTATCCTTCAAACTTGGTCTCTATTGAAAACTTTACTCTTGTAATCTTTTGGTTTCTTTGAACAGCTAGCTTGTCCTTGGTGTGCTACCCTTTCTCTTGTCTTGTGAAAATTGAATGAGAGGGCGCACTTTCTATATTCAGTATTTGGATCCAATGGGCGAATGTATTATTGGTGGAATACTTCTCCTTAAATCCCTGAAATTGAAGTCCCTTGTAGTATCAAGATTTGTTCACTGTTTCTTGTCTCACCTCAGTCGGGGATAAATATGTCCCTAAACTTGATGCTTGCGTAGGATATTGAATTCGGCTAGGCTAGTCACTTGTAGTCTAAAGCTGCACTGgagtaaaatttttttatcgTCATCCTTGGACAGAGGGGATCTGAAGATGTGATGCACTATCTTGCAATGGAAGCAACCAAGGGTGAGGTCAAAAGCGTACTGTTCCTAACACCTTGTCACGCCACACCCTATTACTCCACTCTTCACCAAAATCTACCCATGCGTTTCTTAGACTGTACACCAAGGTTTGAACTCCCAATTAGTTTCCTGAAATCCCTTTCGCTGCACCTTTTTTTTCGCAAGTCTTACATCTTCGAACATTTTTTGTCTTCAGTGAAGAACGAGGAACTCTTGATGAATCAGACCGTTTCATGCTGGATCCACATGGCTTTGCATCTGCATTTGCTAAAAACTGGTCTTTACCTAGCCACattgttttatttgattctGAAGAGAAAAAGTTGAAAGATTTTCTGTTGTCACATTCGTTCAGAGAGGTGAAGCTTCATATCTTAGCACAGTACTCATATTTTCATTCATGAATCATGACTCTAATCTACATCAGTTTTACAGGTAAAAAGATTCTTCCATGCTCACTTCAAGGTAGATCGCGATCTTCAATCGTCAATTGTGGTATATATGTACACTGACTGGTAACAGACATGTCATGTTGATTGTTGCCTACAATCTTATTGTTACGACAGTCTCTGCTTATTACCGACTGTTTGGCTAAAAGAATTCGCGGAATATCTTTCTTGTCGTACACCACTGTATCGTGCATTGATTCGTCTTCATAAGATCTAGTTTCTTCCTTAATTCATAGAGCTGTAGAGAATCGCCACGATTCTAAATCTAGTTCAATATTCCTGTAAGTCTAACCCAATTCGGCTTTAGTCGATAAATTCAGATTGATTTTGTGAACTGTTACTCATGGTCTTTTATAAACAATTTCCTTGTTTTTGTCCAAAACTGTGTCATGTTCATGTATTGATCTATTGGTTTAACATGAAAAGAGAAATGATTTAAGATCGCTTGTGAGACCAAAGTGCATGCTTACTTTTGCGTGGCGGTGCTATGATGTGAGCACAATGTACATTTTCTTTGGTGAACAAACAGAAAGTTATTGCACTTGGTTTAGCAATACACGATCTCAGTGTATTACACATAAGCTGCAGGGGTATATAGGCTCTTGTAAATATCCAAAGCCAAGATATATTTGAGCAGGAAAAAAGATTGATCTAATTTATGCCAAGTTTAACAAAACAATTGAGAAGAAAAACTAAATTTTACCAACAAAAATTGATTGGATATTTGTACATGATAGTCTATCAAAAATTTGATTTCACCTAAGTTTGGAGTTATAATTTAGTATTATAGTGATAAttataactaataataataataataataataataataataataataataataataaagaaatttaaattcaCAAACGCTTTAATTGTGCAATTTTGGCCGGAGCAAAAGGCACCTTGTGTGCGTGTGCATTTTGTACCCAAGAAAATACAAACATGTAGTAAGTATGTTTTCGATAATACAAAGAGGATAGCAATTTCGAGACATCACGGTTTCCCTTATTGACAAACTAATCCAACGCTGTCTCATCGTCTTCTTTAATTGTTTCCTTCCCAGTTTCCCCTTCACTTTCAAACCTTCCATAATTCTAATCCCTAACTTCCAAAATTTCAGCCAGAAATCCCTAGGATTGCTTCATCTAAGGTGATGCCTCCTACCTCTAATTCTACAAATTCGGATCTCAAGTCTCTTTCTTCTCACAATTATCACAATCATCATCTCAATCATCCTTCTCCTGCTTCCCAAATGATTTCTGATTTTACTACTACTACTTCCGATCTTCAAGAACGCATGAATGTCGAAAGAATTATGCGCGATTCCACTTCTATTAATCATACCAACAACCCTGTTTCGGGTTCCGTAACCAATACTGCCTATTTTCTCGATACTGAAATTTCCCTAATTGATGCAGCGGGTGCTCTTTCTGCGATTGAGACGGAGGAGTATATAACTCGACGGCAGAAGACGGTTGAGGATGTTTGGAGTGAAATTGTTGCGGGGAAGAATGATaggaaagattgtaaaattgaACCTACTGATGTGTTGATGACTCTAGAGGAATTTTTAGATAATGCAAGGGCTGGAAATGAAGGAGAAGTATATAATCAAGATGTCAAGGTTGATGTATCAGAGGAGATTAAGATGAGTGGTGGTGTTGGATTTCATCAGCATCCCTTGGCTCAGTATCCTTACCCGCCGCAACAGCAACCGGGTCCTATATCCATGGGTGATTTGATGGGGTATGGTAGTTGTGGTAGTGGATCAGGAGGGATGGaggttttgggtagtgtgagAGGGAAGAGAAGAGGTGCGCCCATTTTGGAACCGTTGGATAAGGCTGCTCAACAGAGGCAAAGGAGGATGATTAAGAATCGCGAATCTGCTGCTAGGTCTAGGGAGCGTAAACAAGTATGTTGTGCTTTGGAGTTTTTTTATTCAAGATTATGATTAGAATAGGATGAAGTTGATTATTGATAGGATATTTTTGATATAAGGAAACGGGTATAAGAGGAATATTGTTTAATTGCTGTTTGCATATTCGACAACAAAAATGACAAAGCCCTAATAGATTGGGGTTGGCTACCTgaatcatatatatcaattcGGAGGCTGTCCACatgattttgtttgaatttttgctaaaaataaaaatagaatttaggATTCTGATTTGtaaatttatactaataatgcaTGAATAGTGTTAAAGGTAGTGTATGCATATATTCAACTAGTTTAAGTTGTTAGCAGTGTATTCATgtctattgttttaaatttgtattaatatgttATTAACATAGGCTTCCTGGTGATGTTTATACCCAAAAACTTACTTTGACATATTTGAAGTACTAGTAATGTAGTATATATTCATTGTATAGGACTAATAGGAGGAGAGCATGTGAAATGattcattgttattgtgttTGCGGATTTTTCTTTGTGGTTAACTTCTATCTTTTAGTTATGCTATTTCTTTCATATGGAATGCAGGCATATCAGGTTGAATTGGAGGCATTGGCTTTGAAACTGGAGGAGGAGAATGAACAACTTCAGAGAGAAAaggtgagaattttgaaatcattTGGAGTAATTGGGATAAGGGGGGGTAAATggacatttttcttttgttgttttggaaaTCTTTTATTTGAGTTCCTATTATTGTTTGAAAATGGTATGGTTCCATCTGAATCCTGCACTTTAAGGTGTCAAGTTTTTTTATAGTATATTCAGTCCTCGTAGTTGTCAATTATTTGCTTtattagatgtccttgtaacCCTGTTCAGTTTATAGTACTACTTCTgtgttataatatatatttcacATTTGATTTCAATTACAGTGAAAATAATTATGTTGTAACTTGTAATGTTACAAATAACTATGTccttgcatatatatatatatatatatatatatatatatatatatatatatatatatatatatatatatatatatatatatatatagagcatGGGCTAATTAGTTTTCCTTTACTTCAAGTTCTATTATAGAAAATCTTACTAGGGAAAATTCAAGGAGACGGAGGTAGTACACAGTAACCTGACATATATATCGTGAACTAATATCTCCAGTGCTGATAcatgtaattttgattttgtcttATAGTTGTATGACCAATCTATAATAAGGCACAAGGTTCACTAATGCAATAGGCTTGCGGGCTATTCCAATGGTCATATTTATGTGTAAAACTGGCTGCTGTTCACTACAGCCACTGTGCTTTTTTGTGCGCTGTGCCTTGATGGATCTGTTTGTATGACTGCACCTTTATAGAAAAATGCCTGGGTTGAGGCATTTGGCCTGCTGCCTCCCTGCACCTTGATTGCCTTTTTATACACTGTATTGTGGATTCAGCACAATTATCTGGCACCGGGGCTGTAATTGTGATTTTTCTTAAGAATAATCTGCTGCATTATACATAACACATACTTGCATGCCCTACGCTATTTCCCATGGCTTTTTTAGACACACCTG
This genomic window contains:
- the LOC130810131 gene encoding mannosyltransferase APTG1 isoform X1, with protein sequence MRKRHNASALTDKKKIDVPTPFDGGTKNNSDSEASWKRAFYFCLAARIVNSLVVQTYFNPDEHWQSLEVAHRLVFGYGHLTWEWKRGIRSYLHPLLFAVLYKFLAFLHLDTPWFMVKAPRLLQSIFAAICDLYLFKLSDIIFGKQVAKWTLFSHLTNWFVFFCCTRTLSNSLETALTVVSLYYWPCIRGSCGKFPSNSRRWALAIAAFACAVRPTSAIIWLYVGLIELLTSSDRLKFVFLEAAPIGAVVLAITSLLDRIIYGSWIIVPFNFLKFNFLSSGGDYYGTHPWHWYLIQGFPVMLFTFLPFSIAGIIYSKQWKLSGLIGWVIGIYSVLGHKEFRFVLPVLPIALMFSGYSLTVLEMPDLSMGVKNRASSSHTKWPSKLRLAVVFLVATNIPMALYMSLVHQRGSEDVMHYLAMEATKGEVKSVLFLTPCHATPYYSTLHQNLPMRFLDCTPSEERGTLDESDRFMLDPHGFASAFAKNWSLPSHIVLFDSEEKKLKDFLLSHSFREVKRFFHAHFKAYQVELEALALKLEEENEQLQREKAERTKQRFKQLMEKVVPVVEKRRPPRVLRRVRSSEW
- the LOC130810131 gene encoding mannosyltransferase APTG1 isoform X3, which codes for MRKRHNASALTDKKKIDVPTPFDGGTKNNSDSEASWKRAFYFCLAARIVNSLVVQTYFNPDEHWQSLEVAHRLVFGYGHLTWEWKRGIRSYLHPLLFAVLYKFLAFLHLDTPWFMVKAPRLLQSIFAAICDLYLFKLSDIIFGKQVAKWTLFSHLTNWFVFFCCTRTLSNSLETALTVVSLYYWPCIRGSCGKFPSNSRRWALAIAAFACAVRPTSAIIWLYVGLIELLTSSDRLKFVFLEAAPIGAVVLAITSLLDRIIYGSWIIVPFNFLKFNFLSSGGDYYGTHPWHWYLIQGFPVMLFTFLPFSIAGIIYSKQWKLSGLIGWVIGIYSVLGHKEFRASSSHTKWPSKLRLAVVFLVATNIPMALYMSLVHQRGSEDVMHYLAMEATKGEVKSVLFLTPCHATPYYSTLHQNLPMRFLDCTPSEERGTLDESDRFMLDPHGFASAFAKNWSLPSHIVLFDSEEKKLKDFLLSHSFREVKRFFHAHFKAYQVELEALALKLEEENEQLQREKAERTKQRFKQLMEKVVPVVEKRRPPRVLRRVRSSEW
- the LOC130810131 gene encoding mannosyltransferase APTG1 isoform X2, translating into MRKRHNASALTDKKKIDVPTPFDGGTKNNSDSEASWKRAFYFCLAARIVNSLVVQTYFNPDEHWQSLEVAHRLVFGYGHLTWEWKRGIRSYLHPLLFAVLYKFLAFLHLDTPWFMVKAPRLLQSIFAAICDLYLFKLSDIIFGKQVAKWTLFSHLTNWFVFFCCTRTLSNSLETALTVVSLYYWPCIRGSCGKFPSNSRRWALAIAAFACAVRPTSAIIWLYVGLIELLTSSDRLKFVFLEAAPIGAVVLAITSLLDRIIYGSWIIVPFNFLKFNFLSSGGDYYGTHPWHWYLIQGFPVMLFTFLPFSIAGIIYSKQWKLSGLIGWVIGIYSVLGHKEFRFVLPVLPIALMFSGYSLTVLEMPDLSMGVKNRASSSHTKWPSKLRLAVVFLVATNIPMALYMSLVHQRGSEDVMHYLAMEATKGEVKSVLFLTPCHATPYYSTLHQNLPMRFLDCTPSEERGTLDESDRFMLDPHGFASAFAKNWSLPSHIVLFDSEEKKLKDFLLSHSFREVKRFFHAHFKAYQVELEALALKLEEENEQLQREKAERTKQRFKQLI